Proteins from a genomic interval of Xylocopa sonorina isolate GNS202 chromosome 4, iyXylSono1_principal, whole genome shotgun sequence:
- the LOC143422701 gene encoding uncharacterized protein LOC143422701, which yields MAEVRLYDSTICRLCAEDNGNGELLYIEDSDDPDLSSMVNRYLPLKIRDDGKLPRTICPGCNIQLEATIQFFELLVDGQKKIREMWKHQVEQQRKAGRERLRAEKNNSEIRTGTLDIDNITKYDEEDQFEQQIIIKIMPDGSMYAAEHEMSLQMEGLNKPKRKRGRPPKSHTENISIELSKGDVLEGVSQEEEDKHEEETDDIDGDGRRRRKRKVPKRYMEAVQGKELERIYKEEGVIDEEDDDEPDNFEDSEEQLNMSVPDSQEEIIGHLESEEGKDLGELVIVNRGRGRGRPKLRRRRNKFTCQLCGRGFLQRSRYIVHKSFHKGIKYECVECKKLFTSKENLELHQKTTHHTGDSANQSFESIVQDSSLESKCHLSGEDNNVSNVLDHVLVEEQDVNKFSTNYDDSKKNISCTHCDKLFENKEAYNLHLKVVHDRDKLFICTICNKNFTQQTALKNHVSIHERNKLEKEYPCDICGKVLNHPSSVVYHKEAEHNNGRRFVCNKCGKSFKHKQLLQRHQLVHSDDRPYICKSCNASFKTKANLINHQSTHTGEKKYFCEICGQQFAHKTSLTLHYRWHTGHKPYTCEVCHKSFSQNGNLQEHMRIHTGEKPYCCDYCGRKFTTSSQFKLHVKRHTGERPWKCEFCAKCFLHKDTWKCHVRRHKGERPFQCAHCNRGFTEQWALKKHLRLHTGEKPYSCDVCGKAFADCSNLTKHKKVHRETKFSAISEIEGSPIGEVWQILPSSQESDEHSLTDQMTQVITTDDASGDGIQQIIYVSYQDPDDPNQSRTLHFVDAGMIRNKEDKTNANQSLSQLNVGNDGILSNTTHANGSNNSNERINVELSESDLQLQITDEEGNPIPLSIQDARQLLSQSQFVNQLSDGQEIRVHPGVIPDELTAPLSVHVSQNSDMKDVHISNTVETKVKNVSTVQTDAEAIVKALEDEDTDANAVATINQMEESEQPGIAENEQTIEFTTQDGQKVRLVTSYHVDPMQLASEYLTIV from the exons ATGGCAGAAGTACGACTTTATGATTCAACAATTTGTCGGTTATGTGCAGAAGATAATGGTAACGGGGAATTACTTTACATCGAAGATAGTGATGATCCCGATTTAAGTTCCATGGTCAATCGGTATTTGCCGCTCAAG ATTCGAGATGATGGCAAGCTACCACGTACTATTTGCCCTGGTTGTAATATTCAGTTGGAGGCCACGATACAGTTCTTTGAATTATTGGTGGATGGTCAGAAGAAAATTCGTGAGATGTGGAAGCATCAAGTAGAACAACAGCGTAAAGCTGGACGAGAACGACTTCGTGCTGAGAAGAATAATAGCGAAATTAGGACAGGCACATTAGATATAGACAATATTACAAAATACGACGAGGAAGACCAATTTGAGCAACAGATCATAATAAAAA TAATGCCAGATGGTTCTATGTACGCTGCTGAACACGAAATGAGTTTGCAAATGGAGGGCTTAAATAAACCAAAGCGTAAAAGGGGACGACCACCAAAATCTCACACAGAAAACATATCTATT GAATTATCAAAAGGAGATGTATTAGAGGGAGTTAgtcaagaagaagaagataaaCACGAAGAAGAAACTGATGACATTGATGGAGATGGTAGACGTCGTAGAAAGCGTAAAGTTCCAAAAAG ATATATGGAAGCAGTTCAAGGCAAGGAGTTAGAAAGAATATATAAAGAGGAAGGAGTGATTGATGAAGAAGATGATGATGAACCTGATAATTTTGAAGACTCTGAGGAACAATTAAATATGTCTGTTCCTGACAGTCAAGAAG AAATAATTGGCCATTTAGAATCTGAAGAAGGAAAAGATCTTGGAGAATTAGTAATAGTGAATCGAGGCAGAGGACGAGGACGGCCAAAATTACGTCGAAGAAGGAATAAATTTACATGTCAGTTATGTGGACGAGGATTTCTTCAGCGCAGTAGATACATTGTGCACAA GAGTTTCCATAAAGGTATAAAATATGAGTGTGTTGAATGTAAGAAATTGTTTACAAGCAAAGAAAATTTGGAATTACATCAGAAAACAACTCATCATACTGGAGATAGTGCCAATCAAAGTTTTGAATCCATTGTTCAAGATTCAAGTCTTGAATCAAAATGTCATTTATCCGGAGAAGATAATAATGTTTCTAATGTACTTGATCATGTTTTGGTTGAAGAGCAGGATGTAAACAAATTCTCAACTAATTATGACGATTCTAAAAAAAACATTTCATGTACACATTGTGATAAATTGTTTGAAAACAAGGAAGCTTATAATTTGCATTTGAAAGTAGTTCATGACCGTGACAAATTATTTATTTGCACCATTTGTAATAAAAATTTTACTCAACAAACAGCTTTAAAAAACCATGTCTCAATACACGAG AGAAATAAGTTGGAAAAAGAATATCCATGTGATATTTGTGGGAAAGTACTTAATCATCCTAGTTCCGTAGTATATCACAAAGAAGCGGAGCATAATAACGGTCGTAGGTTTGTTTGCAATAAATGCGGAAAgagttttaaacataaacaattattACAACGTCATCAACTTGTACACTCTGACGACCGACCTTATATTTGCAAATCTTGCAATGCTAGTTTTAAAACGAAAGCAAATTTAATTAATCATCAGTCTACACATACTGGTGAAAAAAAGTATTTTTGCGAAATTTGTGGGCAACAATTCGCGCATAAAACTAGTCTCACACTGCATTATAG GTGGCATACAGGTCACAAACCATATACATGTGAGGTGTGTCACAAAAGTTTTTCACAAAATGGGAATTTACAAGAGCATATGCGAATACATACAGGAGAAAAACCTTATTGTTGCGACTACTGCGGTAGAAAGTTTACCACTTCTTCGCAGTTTAAACTCCATGTTAAAAGGCATACAGGTGAACGTCCCTGGAAGTGTGAATTCTGTGCAAAATGTTTTTTGCATAAAGATACTTGGAAATGTCACGTGCGAAGGCATAAGGGAGAACGTCCATTTCAATGTGCGCATTGTAATCGTGGTTTTACAGAGCAATGGGCTTTAAAAAAACATCTTCGCCTACACACTG GTGAAAAGCCTTACTCTTGTGATGTTTGTGGAAAAGCATTTGCGGACTGTTCAAATTTAACCAAGCACAAAAAA GTACACAGAGAAACTAAATTCTCTGCTATAAGTGAAATAGAAGGATCTCCAATTGGGGAAGTTTGGCAAATTTTACCAAGTTCTCAAGAATCCGATGAACATTCATTAACTGATCAAATGACTCAGGTTATTACGACAGATGATGCATCTGGAGATGGTATACAACAAATTATATATGTTTCATACCAAGATCCGGATGACCCTAATCAATCTCGAACTTTACATTTCG TTGATGCGGGAATGATAAGAAATAAGGAGGACAAAACGAATGCGAATCAGTCGTTATCACAATTAAATGTTGGCAACGATGGAATACTTTCTAACACAACTCATGCCAATGGAAGTAATAACTCGAATGAACGAATAAATGTAGAACTCTCAGAATCTGATCTTCAATTGCAG ATTACAGATGAGGAGGGAAACCCGATTCCTCTTTCAATTCAAGATGCCCGACAACTATTATCTCAGAGTCAATTTGTTAATCAACTTAGCGATGGCCAAGAAATTAGAGTTCATCCTGGTGTGATTCCAGATGAATTAACAGCACCATTAAGCGTACATGTTAGTCAAAATTCCGATATGAAAGACGTACATATTTCTAATACAGTGGAAACAAAAGTAAAAAATGTTTCAACTGTACAAACAGATGCAGAAGCAATCGTAAAGGCGCTAGAG GACGAAGATACGGATGCAAATGCTGTTGCGACGATTAATCAAATGGAAGAATCAGAACAGCCGGGAATCGCCGAAAATGAACAAACAATAGAATTCACAACACAAGATGGTCAGAAAGTCCGCTTagttacttcttatcatgttgATCCAATGCAACTTGCTTCCGAGTACCTGACTATTGTATAA
- the Ntmt gene encoding N-terminal methyltransferase isoform X1 — MEKGENALEEHEFYTAAAKYWEHIPPTVDGMLGGFGFISQIDIKGSTKFLKSLFDLKNPPSNTFALDCGAGIGRITKNLLLHHFKHVDLVEQNINFLEAAKSYLKNYTSRIGNYYPIGLQNFYFATKKYDVIWCQWVLGHLKHDDLIEFLKKCSLGLKCNGVIVIKENVTSSEKLETDTKDSSVTRPLSEFYHIFQESNLVCIKEEIQHKFPRGLYPVYMFALRPK, encoded by the exons ATGGAAAAAGGAGAAAATGCGCTTGAAGAACATGAATTTTATACAGCAGCTGCCAAATACTGGGAACATATCCCACCTACAGTAGATGGAATGCTTGGTGGTTTTGGATTTATTTCTCAAATTGACATAAAAGGCTCTACAAAATTTTTAAAATCCTTGTTTGAT TTAAAAAATCCACCGTCAAACACATTCGCATTAGATTGCGGCGCAGGCATCGGAAGAATAACCAAGAATTTGTTATTGCATCATTTTAAACACGTTGATTTAGTGGAGCAGAATATTAACTTTCTGGAAGCAGCTAAatcatatttaaaaaattatactTCAAGAATCGGCAACTACTATCCTATTG GATTGCAAAACTTCTACTTTGCTACGAAGAAATATGATGTTATCTGGTGCCAATGGGTGTTAGGTCATCTAAAACACGATGATTTAATAGAATTTCTAAAGAAATGTTC GTTGGGCTTAAAATGTAATGGTGTGATAGTAATTAAAGAAAATGTAACAAGTTCAGAAAAGTTAGAAACTGATACAAAAGATTCGTCTGTAACACGACCACTTTCTGAATTCTATCACATATTCCAGGAATCAAATTTAGTTTGTATAAAAGAAGAGATACAACATAAATTTCCACGTGGATTGTATCCAGTTTATATGTTTGCTTTAAGACCAAAATAA
- the LOC143422739 gene encoding putative ATP-dependent RNA helicase TDRD12: protein MLPDTASIIKITNVLTPYIIRIYEMNHYDEKLDRINKKLLVKKEIFNVTEDVEPKIGDTVVVQNKLDATIDVPGWLCRGYITGIINLKDAYNIFLPDYGISIVAQREDFNLCPVDTILEDHLTFTVGLYNVLPVNVEYNSSMCNENLIISKEWSASAIEFTRELIRASDIIYFDHLVSDQHGKQYGEFYLNIKDNIICLSEALILYNYAIYLEGEVLQFMKNPMSDEKSNKEVIDETIFYLSISNMLSGNDKYKEQKESCIKKTPLKAGKKYLHHEFNRINESVLIYGVEQYNSFTSILDAKFPVEIHQAWKTLIQSSKPRKIQSYIWPAMKRGLDVVAIAAAKSGKTSGYGFAICGLLATISNLPQGTNPSALILCSSSSKVLEVNSLCTEFLQSYETIKSVAAINGKSERSLVAEMFNGCQILVSTPRFLTLFMDRNKKLLNLKNLQHLVLDDCDIILDKYFDSISKLFKKHNVIYNRELKSKMLQITVIATHWTAHLKKIASILMDNPYICIASFIEAIIFKNVRPKIYVMNSTKKNEKLLDLLGSEYLKSRTVIICRNSVEAEKLYSFLKEHKETRLAHESMNFLHLQGIKHAWDVCINGSHPILICTDIVLSDMSITNVNWLIHYSICLRSRTQFNFRFSTLLDSLQMENCNCKVTILVDEDSDIQFLHIIKILQRMNIQIPQNILENVKLIAAALESKKENYPICDKIKSWGFCDKETSCIFRHRIISMIDAPLTDIRIKDRVKFRIVSIHNATHFSARIISYIKSDTLEKIEFSNIENLQIAIKIQEYYSCAENKRKCELIELGCICGLEESVDTFKRVQILYIERENETESPKWVDVKCIDNGVILYKVNAYRLLYMPEEFIKYPPEVVEVFLVGIAPHDDEYVWNNCANDMVYQWFKENISDSSYVIGMVHLHLRNTIWVDTLEIGTKLIGYEDLIGSSLRTKLLIENHGIENDKHLSQLYQLCKNADFFKTNGCNLNV from the exons ATGTTACCTGATACAGCAAGTATAATTAAAATAACAAATGTGTTGACACCATATATTATAAGAATTTATGAAATGAACCATTATGATGAAAAATTAGATCGTATCAATAAAAAATTATTAGTCAAAAAAGAAATATTCAATGTTACCGAGGATGTGGAACCAAAAATAGGAGAT ACAGTTGTAGTACAAAATAAATTGGACGCGACAATTGATGTTCCTGGTTGGTTGTGCAGAGGATATATCACTGGGATTATAAATTTAAAAGATGCATACAATATTTTTTTACCAGATTATGGTATTTCTATTGTAGCACAAAGAGAGGATTTTAATCTTTGTCCAGTGGATACAATTTTAGAAGATCATTTAACTTTTACAGTTGGTTTATATAATGTTCTACCTGTGAATGTAGAATATAATTCGTCAATGTGCAATGAGAATCTGAT AATTTCAAAGGAATGGAGTGCATCAGCAATTGAATTCACAAGAGAATTAATAAGGGCATCTGATATAATTTATTTTGATCATTTAGTGTCTGATCAACATGGAAAACAATATGGTGAATTTTATCTCAATATCAAAGATAATATAATATGTTTGAGTGAAGCTTTGATTCTCTATAATTATGCTATTTACTTAGAAGGAG AAGTATTACAGTTTATGAAAAATCCTATGAGTGATGAAAAGTCCAACAAAGAAGTGATTGATGAAACTATATTTTATTTAAGTATTTCGAATATGCTTAGTGGCAATGATAAATATAAAGAACAGAAGGAAAG TTGCATAAAAAAAACACCACTCAAAGCAGGAAAAAAGTATTTGCATCATGAGTTTAACAGAATTAATGAAAGTGTATTAATTTATGGTGTGGAGCAGTATAATAGTTTCACTTCCATTCTGGATGCAAAATTTCCTGTAGAAATACATCAG GCTTGGAAAACACTGATACAATCATCCAAACCAAGGAAAATACAATCATATATTTGGCCAGCTATGAAAAGAGGATTGGACGTAGTGGCAATTGCAGCAGCAAAGTCAGGCAAAACTAGTGGATATGGATTTGCTATTTGTGGACTATTAGCTACAATTTCTAAT CTTCCCCAAGGAACGAATCCATCTGCTTTAATACTATGCTCTTCTTCATCTAAAGTATTAGAAGTTAATTCCTTGTGTACTGAATTCTTACAAAGCTACGAAACAATAAAATCTGTTGCTGCAATAAATGGTAAATCAGAACGGTCATTGGTA GCTGAAATGTTTAATGGATGCCAAATACTAGTCTCTACACCAAGATTCTTAACACTCTTTATGGacagaaataaaaaattattaaatttaaaaaatctcCAACATTTAGTTTTAGATGATTGTGATATTATTCTGGATAAATATTTTGATTCA ATAAGcaagctatttaagaaacacaaTGTTATTTATAACAGAGAATTAAAAAGTAAGATGTTACAAATtacagtaattgcgacacactgGACAGCGCATCTAAAAAAAATTGCTTCCATCCTAATGGATAATCCATACATCTGCATAGCATCATTTATAGAAGCtataatttttaaaaatgtGCGTCCAAAGATATATGTAATGAATTCAACAAAGAAAAACGAAAAACTTTTAG ACTTACTAGGTAGTGAATATCTCAAATCGAGGACTGTAATAATTTGTAGAAATAGTGTAGAGGCTGAAAAATTATATAGTTTCTTAAAAGAACATAAGGAAACTCGTTTAGCTCATGAAAGTATGAACTTCCTTCATTTACAAG GTATCAAACATGCTTGGGATGTTTGTATAAATGGTTCCCATCCTATTTTAATATGTACAGACATTGTTTTGTCAGATATGAGTATTACAAATGTAAATTGGTTAATACATTATTCAATTTGCTTGCGCTCTAGGACTCAATTTAATTTTCGGTTTTCGACACTTCTAGATAGTTTACAAATG gAAAACTGCAATTGCAAAGTAACTATATTAGTAGATGAGGATAGCGATATACAATTTTTACATATAATAAAAATACTGCAACGCATGAACATTCAAATTCCTCAAAACATATTAGAAAATGTTAAG CTTATTGCAGCTGCCTTAGAaagtaaaaaagaaaattatCCTATTTGTGATAAAATCAAGTCTTGGGGATTTTGTGATAAGGAAACTTCTTGCATATTTAGGCATAGGATAATTTCAATGATTGATGCTCCACTAACGGATATTCGAAT aaaggaTAGAGTAAAATTTAGAATAGTGAGTATACATAATGcaacacatttttctgcaagaaTTATATCGTATATTAAGTCAGATACACTAGAAAAAATAGAATTTTCTAATATAGAAAACTTGCAAATTGCTATAAAAATTCAAGAGTACTATTCTTGTGCAGAAAACAA AAGGAAATGCGAGTTAATCGAGCTGGGATGTATATGTGGTTTAGAAGAATCAGTAGATACTTTTAAGAGAGTGCaaattttatatattgagagagaAAATGAGACAGAAAGTCCAAAGTGGGTAGATGTAAAATGTATTGATAATGGAGTCATTTTGTACAAAGTAAAT GCATACAGATTACTATATATGCCAgaagaatttataaaatatcCTCCGGAAGTAGTGGAAGTATTTTTAGTTGGTATAGCTCCTCATGATGATGAATATGTTTGGAATAACTGTGCAAATGATATGGTGTATCAGTGGTTTAAAGAAAATATCAGTGACAGTTCTTACGTAATTGGAATG GTACATTTGCATCTTAGAAATACAATATGGGTAGATACTTTAGAAATTGGGACAAAATTAATTGGATATGAAGATTTGATCGGTTCGTCTTTACGGACAAAGCTATTAATAGAAAATCACGGGATAGAAAATGACAAACATTTAAGTCAATTGTATCAGCTTTGCAAAAATGCTGACTTTTTTAAGACTAATGGATGCAATTTAAATGTATGA
- the Ntmt gene encoding N-terminal methyltransferase isoform X2 encodes MLGGFGFISQIDIKGSTKFLKSLFDLKNPPSNTFALDCGAGIGRITKNLLLHHFKHVDLVEQNINFLEAAKSYLKNYTSRIGNYYPIGLQNFYFATKKYDVIWCQWVLGHLKHDDLIEFLKKCSLGLKCNGVIVIKENVTSSEKLETDTKDSSVTRPLSEFYHIFQESNLVCIKEEIQHKFPRGLYPVYMFALRPK; translated from the exons ATGCTTGGTGGTTTTGGATTTATTTCTCAAATTGACATAAAAGGCTCTACAAAATTTTTAAAATCCTTGTTTGAT TTAAAAAATCCACCGTCAAACACATTCGCATTAGATTGCGGCGCAGGCATCGGAAGAATAACCAAGAATTTGTTATTGCATCATTTTAAACACGTTGATTTAGTGGAGCAGAATATTAACTTTCTGGAAGCAGCTAAatcatatttaaaaaattatactTCAAGAATCGGCAACTACTATCCTATTG GATTGCAAAACTTCTACTTTGCTACGAAGAAATATGATGTTATCTGGTGCCAATGGGTGTTAGGTCATCTAAAACACGATGATTTAATAGAATTTCTAAAGAAATGTTC GTTGGGCTTAAAATGTAATGGTGTGATAGTAATTAAAGAAAATGTAACAAGTTCAGAAAAGTTAGAAACTGATACAAAAGATTCGTCTGTAACACGACCACTTTCTGAATTCTATCACATATTCCAGGAATCAAATTTAGTTTGTATAAAAGAAGAGATACAACATAAATTTCCACGTGGATTGTATCCAGTTTATATGTTTGCTTTAAGACCAAAATAA